A genomic stretch from Shewanella woodyi ATCC 51908 includes:
- a CDS encoding DUF4447 family protein, whose translation MSKNMGLNAIEIKYLRLSLGLTTAQVGELSKASEEDVIAWEAGEKPVSGLAEKKLIEIDETIEMQVLNTCDGIEELFKKEPKRQLSFVVYPTQALYAQYNPEFLGALPLTELYNTSAWRIKKECKLILEVDVTLVALEVESYKAYREKEGLKESRESRAKWAATQI comes from the coding sequence ATGTCAAAGAATATGGGCTTAAATGCCATTGAAATTAAATACCTGCGCTTATCTTTAGGCCTCACCACTGCACAAGTTGGAGAACTGAGCAAAGCAAGCGAAGAGGATGTGATCGCTTGGGAAGCAGGTGAGAAGCCAGTTTCAGGTTTAGCAGAGAAAAAGCTTATCGAAATTGATGAGACCATCGAGATGCAGGTGCTTAACACCTGTGATGGTATCGAAGAGCTCTTTAAAAAGGAGCCAAAGCGCCAACTTAGCTTTGTGGTCTACCCAACTCAGGCACTATACGCTCAGTATAATCCAGAGTTCTTAGGCGCCCTACCTCTTACCGAGCTCTATAACACCTCAGCTTGGCGCATTAAGAAAGAGTGTAAACTGATACTCGAGGTCGATGTCACTCTAGTGGCGTTAGAGGTGGAGAGTTATAAAGCTTACCGCGAAAAAGAGGGCTTAAAAGAGAGTCGAGAAAGTCGCGCTAAATGGGCTGCGACTCAGATCTAG
- a CDS encoding YehS family protein: MINNDILRRIRFVFDYQNAKMIKIFAKVKHEVSQELLIDMLKKESEEGYQPCNDKTMCLFLDGLIIEKRGLREGAEIPEPVSQINNNLIFKKLRVALEMREDDIINTLALAEFNMSKSELGALFRKPGHKHFKECGDQVLRNFLAGLSLKYRGK, translated from the coding sequence ATGATTAACAATGATATTTTACGCCGTATTCGCTTCGTGTTTGATTACCAAAATGCAAAAATGATTAAAATTTTCGCTAAGGTAAAGCATGAAGTGTCTCAAGAACTTCTGATCGACATGCTCAAGAAAGAGTCAGAAGAGGGCTACCAACCATGTAACGACAAGACCATGTGTCTATTCTTAGATGGATTAATCATTGAAAAGCGTGGCCTAAGAGAGGGAGCAGAGATCCCTGAACCAGTCTCTCAAATCAACAACAACCTTATCTTTAAAAAGTTAAGAGTGGCACTTGAGATGCGCGAAGATGACATTATTAACACCTTAGCTTTAGCTGAGTTTAATATGTCTAAATCAGAGCTTGGTGCGCTATTTAGAAAGCCAGGCCACAAGCACTTTAAAGAGTGTGGCGATCAAGTTTTGCGTAACTTCCTTGCGGGGTTATCGCTAAAATATCGCGGTAAGTAA
- a CDS encoding NRAMP family divalent metal transporter, which produces MAAAAIGASHLVSSTRAGAEFGWQLAWVILAVNLLKYPFFAAGARYTAATGESLLHGYLKQGRGYLLLFSGLNTLAAIASTAGVTMLTAAMLTLFIPLSIDLLAFIVLIASLTILILGHYTLLDKLTKIIMLALTVSTLAAVALAFNIPPVINPDFISQSPWQWANIGFLVAMMGWMPAPIEVSVWNSLWLLEKQKSQLISKEQAIFDFNFGYLITALLAVTFLALGSLVMHGSGEQFSPSGVKFASQLITLYSQVLGEQTRYLIGAVALLCIFSTTVTVIDGYSRTLNMSWQLLRNQQYSNRRLTIIMLMISALGLAIVLFFKGALLPLLEIVMTLAFMTTIVFAWLNYKLMTSDKLPEQDRYGKKMKGLSALGMFYLLSFVCLFIYSIIIQ; this is translated from the coding sequence ATGGCAGCCGCTGCGATTGGCGCGTCACACTTAGTCTCATCAACGCGAGCAGGTGCAGAGTTTGGCTGGCAACTAGCTTGGGTTATTCTTGCTGTTAATCTACTTAAATACCCATTTTTTGCAGCAGGAGCTCGCTATACTGCCGCAACTGGAGAGAGCCTGCTTCATGGTTACTTAAAACAGGGGCGCGGTTATTTACTGCTCTTTAGTGGACTCAATACACTCGCTGCTATTGCCAGTACTGCAGGAGTCACTATGCTTACGGCGGCTATGTTGACGCTATTTATCCCCCTGTCTATCGATCTACTCGCCTTTATCGTATTGATTGCCAGTTTGACCATTCTGATCTTAGGCCACTATACCCTGCTCGATAAATTGACCAAGATAATCATGCTAGCGTTAACGGTTTCTACTTTGGCTGCTGTCGCCCTGGCTTTTAATATCCCTCCAGTGATTAATCCTGACTTTATCTCTCAATCCCCTTGGCAGTGGGCCAATATCGGCTTTTTAGTCGCCATGATGGGCTGGATGCCAGCCCCTATTGAGGTGAGTGTTTGGAACTCACTCTGGTTACTGGAGAAACAAAAGTCACAACTAATATCCAAAGAGCAGGCGATTTTTGATTTTAACTTTGGCTATCTGATCACAGCACTATTAGCCGTCACCTTCTTGGCCTTAGGCTCGCTTGTAATGCATGGTAGTGGTGAGCAGTTTTCACCATCTGGGGTTAAGTTTGCCAGCCAACTTATCACCTTATATAGCCAAGTGCTTGGTGAACAGACCCGCTACCTTATTGGTGCTGTCGCGCTTCTGTGTATCTTTAGCACCACAGTCACTGTTATAGACGGTTACAGTCGAACCTTAAACATGAGCTGGCAACTTCTGCGCAACCAGCAGTACTCAAACAGGCGCTTAACGATAATTATGCTCATGATCAGCGCTTTGGGACTCGCTATCGTATTGTTCTTTAAAGGTGCCCTACTGCCTTTACTTGAGATCGTAATGACACTGGCATTTATGACCACAATTGTATTTGCTTGGCTCAATTACAAGCTGATGACCAGTGATAAACTGCCTGAGCAAGATAGGTACGGAAAGAAAATGAAAGGCCTCTCTGCCTTAGGTATGTTTTATTTACTCAGTTTTGTCTGCTTGTTTATCTATTCGATAATCATTCAATAA
- a CDS encoding RES domain-containing protein has translation MYNMQKPYSIEELKEKIETYQGYADYFSDPVFSTHKEWNGVDFHLFVKNALEDAKEYISDKGLNLGHKGAPLGRVSDILNSYEQYSEVVMLGLKGKRSSAYKVFDKNIAPKLTFAFKTFRNMPGDPRFDRESISHGYRIRTGEDSYNANYSRKDLFHIPFELNHLIGNNRFSLSGFPCLYMANSVYGAWEELNRPNIDKCFVSKFDLTKLSFIDLSMVPSEITSRLKNHITFLKKQTKPLPAEYVETFEHLLVDYLYIWPAILCCSFKVKNDSTFKPEYIFPQLFLEWLVSTEYSLYDGIRFLSTKSLALDSHIDINAQSLAKNYVIPARQYNSSGFCSEYVNKIMLTEPVNYAFHTLFGNKGKEKSSESESKYTDTVFGELEEILADKELCKVDA, from the coding sequence ATGTACAATATGCAAAAACCTTACTCGATAGAAGAGTTAAAAGAAAAAATAGAAACGTATCAAGGGTATGCTGATTATTTTTCAGATCCTGTATTTTCTACCCATAAAGAATGGAACGGTGTTGATTTTCATCTTTTTGTAAAAAATGCCCTTGAAGATGCTAAAGAATACATCTCTGACAAAGGGTTGAATTTAGGCCACAAAGGAGCACCTCTAGGAAGAGTCTCTGATATTCTTAACTCCTATGAACAATATTCGGAAGTCGTAATGCTTGGGTTGAAAGGTAAGAGGTCTTCAGCTTATAAGGTTTTTGATAAAAATATAGCTCCCAAGTTAACCTTTGCTTTTAAAACATTCAGAAATATGCCTGGAGATCCAAGGTTTGATAGAGAAAGTATATCTCATGGCTATAGAATAAGAACAGGTGAAGATAGTTATAACGCGAATTATTCTCGTAAGGACTTGTTTCACATTCCATTTGAGTTAAATCATTTGATTGGTAATAATAGGTTCAGCCTTTCAGGCTTCCCATGTCTTTATATGGCAAATTCAGTTTATGGCGCTTGGGAAGAGCTTAATAGACCCAATATAGATAAATGTTTCGTATCAAAATTTGACCTGACAAAACTAAGTTTTATTGACCTGTCAATGGTGCCTTCTGAAATCACTTCTAGATTAAAGAACCATATAACTTTTTTGAAGAAGCAAACGAAACCACTACCAGCAGAGTATGTTGAAACATTCGAACATCTCCTAGTTGACTACTTATATATTTGGCCTGCAATTCTATGTTGTTCTTTCAAAGTAAAAAATGATTCAACATTTAAACCTGAATATATATTTCCTCAACTTTTTTTAGAGTGGCTCGTTTCTACCGAGTATAGCCTCTATGATGGTATAAGATTTCTATCAACCAAGTCATTAGCACTAGATAGCCACATCGATATTAATGCTCAAAGCTTAGCCAAAAACTATGTGATCCCTGCAAGGCAGTATAATAGTTCAGGGTTTTGTAGTGAGTATGTGAACAAAATAATGCTTACTGAGCCAGTTAATTATGCATTTCATACTTTGTTTGGCAACAAAGGAAAAGAAAAATCATCTGAGTCGGAATCTAAGTACACTGATACGGTATTTGGTGAACTGGAAGAGATACTTGCAGACAAAGAACTATGTAAAGTGGATGCATAA
- a CDS encoding glutathione S-transferase family protein, with translation MIKLYGVPRSRSLRVSWTLEELGLDWQYHFINFAKGDSRSESFLAVNPCGKVPALVDNDLVVTESAAIVLHLAEKYGDRKLLPTLGSDASALHHQWVSFIICELEQPLWTIGKHKFALPEEIRQQSMFAVAKWEFDKAAAIAENWLPDSDFLLGDKLSAADILLGHTLLWATRFEQDIPPKLAAYRDRVTARPTMVKALEKEVAGAE, from the coding sequence ATGATTAAGTTATATGGTGTACCTCGTAGCCGTTCACTGCGTGTATCTTGGACGCTTGAGGAGCTGGGGCTGGATTGGCAGTACCATTTTATCAATTTTGCCAAGGGGGATAGCCGTAGTGAATCTTTCCTTGCGGTAAACCCTTGCGGAAAAGTGCCTGCTTTAGTGGATAATGATCTGGTGGTAACAGAGTCTGCAGCAATTGTGCTGCACTTGGCTGAAAAGTATGGTGACAGAAAGCTATTACCAACTCTTGGAAGCGATGCCAGTGCGCTGCATCACCAGTGGGTGAGTTTTATTATCTGTGAGCTTGAACAGCCGCTCTGGACCATAGGTAAACATAAGTTTGCGCTGCCAGAGGAGATACGTCAGCAGAGTATGTTTGCCGTGGCAAAATGGGAGTTTGATAAGGCTGCGGCCATTGCTGAAAACTGGTTACCTGACAGTGACTTCTTATTGGGAGATAAGTTGTCGGCGGCAGATATTTTACTAGGGCATACTCTGTTGTGGGCGACACGTTTTGAGCAGGATATTCCGCCTAAGTTAGCGGCATATCGCGATCGCGTTACAGCGAGACCCACGATGGTCAAAGCCCTCGAAAAAGAGGTCGCAGGGGCTGAGTAA
- a CDS encoding serine hydrolase domain-containing protein, whose translation MNTIKLTVLSMILTFCINHHVFAHVENADKRKKLNPTVTQKVDYQSLIESMITDSPQPFSGTVLLMQKGKKLVSLSKGDGITQDSSFVLASLSKQITATLIMQAVESGRLTLDSHLNQYLSNDDEPKHSLDNKLPLSQGYHEGITIAQLLTHTSGINTQGKPNLFEPGTRFQYSNLGYTLLGQVLEKVNKLSFSEQISQFNKKYKLSGLDAKTGSIDNIRQHLPTLSLGLTETAKGLSQSDLTINTSLIPAGGIISTTRAFSDFQQKLHSGQLISPKSYQLMTTPHTEITFLWPNMHYGYGLRLNFDDNLTEYSHTGYLSGYMSMTLYYPQYNLSLVMLENLSLNLNYLDRVFELHNQIRAAIRQSLINRNSKV comes from the coding sequence ATGAACACGATTAAACTCACTGTGCTCTCAATGATACTGACGTTTTGTATAAACCATCATGTTTTTGCTCATGTTGAAAATGCTGACAAACGCAAAAAGCTCAATCCAACTGTAACCCAAAAAGTAGATTATCAATCGCTTATTGAATCCATGATAACAGACAGCCCGCAGCCATTTAGTGGAACTGTTTTATTGATGCAAAAGGGCAAAAAGCTTGTCTCTCTTTCTAAAGGAGATGGGATCACACAAGATTCAAGCTTTGTTTTGGCTTCACTGTCTAAGCAGATCACAGCAACACTGATCATGCAGGCTGTCGAGAGTGGTCGATTAACCTTAGATAGTCATCTCAACCAATATCTCAGCAATGACGATGAGCCCAAGCATTCATTAGATAACAAATTACCCCTCTCACAGGGTTATCATGAGGGGATCACTATCGCGCAGTTACTCACTCACACTTCTGGTATTAATACCCAAGGAAAACCCAACCTATTTGAGCCAGGAACTCGGTTTCAGTACTCAAACTTAGGTTACACTCTTTTAGGTCAAGTGCTGGAAAAAGTGAACAAGCTCAGCTTTTCAGAGCAGATATCTCAGTTCAACAAAAAATACAAACTCAGTGGCCTAGATGCCAAAACTGGTAGCATCGATAATATCCGCCAACATCTGCCCACTCTCTCACTAGGGTTAACTGAAACAGCAAAGGGGTTAAGTCAATCGGACCTGACAATCAACACCTCTTTAATTCCAGCTGGCGGAATAATCTCAACCACAAGGGCTTTCTCAGATTTTCAGCAAAAACTACATTCTGGACAATTGATCAGCCCGAAAAGCTATCAGTTAATGACAACACCTCACACTGAGATAACATTTCTCTGGCCAAATATGCACTACGGCTACGGTCTGCGTTTAAACTTTGATGATAACCTCACGGAATACAGCCATACTGGATATTTATCTGGCTATATGTCTATGACACTCTATTACCCACAATACAACTTAAGCTTAGTGATGCTAGAAAACCTCTCATTAAACCTTAACTATCTTGACCGAGTTTTTGAGCTGCATAATCAAATAAGAGCGGCCATTAGGCAGTCCCTTATCAACAGAAATAGTAAAGTGTGA
- a CDS encoding nucleotidyltransferase family protein, giving the protein MNKLFRTFFIFLLLLSTRTGFAATHEFQSQIKEKSDNYAVRQSLPKNLTGLYSISSHQQHTPRQTSSDLDSLYSTAQPAQNELNHIINTITQQGSLNASLPPIKTYERALNKVTTKFDGDASQLTDLARASILANNIHDLMQAYQTLSEQTQVLQVKNRFSSPKESGYRDLNTLIKLPQTGMIVEVQLHLNEIAKIKSGPEHKAYEEIQEIEALANVENRPLFNSETARITELRQSSHKQYHKAWLNYKRIDSAGVLPMAA; this is encoded by the coding sequence ATGAACAAGTTATTTAGAACATTTTTCATCTTTCTGCTTCTCCTCTCTACCCGCACAGGCTTCGCGGCAACCCATGAATTCCAAAGCCAGATTAAAGAGAAGAGTGATAACTATGCCGTCAGGCAATCACTGCCAAAAAACCTCACTGGTCTGTATTCAATCTCCAGCCACCAGCAGCATACTCCCAGACAAACTAGCAGCGATCTTGATAGCTTATATTCGACAGCCCAACCAGCACAGAATGAACTCAACCACATCATCAATACCATCACTCAACAGGGCTCACTCAACGCATCCCTTCCCCCAATAAAAACCTATGAGAGAGCACTAAATAAGGTCACAACTAAGTTCGATGGTGATGCCAGTCAGCTCACCGATTTAGCTAGAGCCAGCATACTGGCCAATAATATTCACGACCTTATGCAAGCATACCAAACACTCAGTGAGCAGACTCAAGTACTACAAGTGAAAAACCGCTTTTCCTCCCCAAAAGAGTCAGGCTACCGAGATCTCAATACCCTGATCAAACTCCCTCAAACAGGCATGATTGTTGAAGTTCAGCTCCACCTCAATGAGATAGCTAAGATAAAAAGTGGTCCCGAACATAAGGCCTATGAAGAGATTCAGGAGATTGAAGCCTTAGCAAATGTAGAGAACAGACCATTATTTAACAGTGAAACAGCAAGGATCACCGAGCTGCGTCAAAGCTCTCACAAGCAGTACCATAAAGCTTGGCTGAATTATAAACGCATCGACAGTGCAGGTGTGCTCCCAATGGCGGCCTAG
- a CDS encoding SMI1/KNR4 family protein — protein sequence MHDIIEQLQEMSETVPIPLELPTFDQLVMAEEEILMPLPGELKQYLLYASDVIYGSLEPVTVSDPNSHTFLPEVTAYAWSIGMPREYVAVCQQGNSFYCIDQEGQMLLWNEDGSESEYWESLWEWVEQVWMKS from the coding sequence ATGCACGACATCATAGAGCAACTACAGGAAATGAGTGAAACCGTTCCTATTCCTTTAGAACTCCCAACATTTGATCAGCTCGTTATGGCCGAGGAGGAGATCTTGATGCCCCTTCCTGGCGAATTAAAGCAGTACCTACTCTACGCCAGTGATGTCATCTATGGCTCCCTAGAGCCTGTTACCGTGAGCGATCCTAACTCCCATACTTTCCTACCGGAAGTTACAGCTTATGCCTGGTCTATCGGCATGCCTCGTGAATACGTCGCCGTTTGTCAACAGGGCAACAGCTTCTATTGTATCGACCAAGAGGGGCAAATGCTGCTTTGGAACGAAGATGGCAGTGAGAGTGAGTACTGGGAATCCTTGTGGGAATGGGTAGAGCAAGTCTGGATGAAGAGCTAA
- a CDS encoding TonB-dependent receptor plug domain-containing protein, which translates to MKLLQALPSLCAVAVSAVYAPNIMAADEEVERIEVTGSHIKRTDMEGPSPVTSISEEDISNSGATDLIGLFSKLPISGQGTFSTQANSSDDTANGGSSVSLRGLGADSTLILVNGRRVSVSPFAKGIDTAFVDINNIPVSAIKRVDILKDGASATYGSDAIAGVINIILRDDIDGAEITARIGDTSAGGGKEESASLVWGSHTEKSSHTFILDYFNREELLYGDRDYSKSANQSALRPNDPFAKSFRSSSGIPGTIELAVRPEDPEKVFRLPDTFGNDVCAPEDIDSVDNICRYDYAPVMTMVPENKRFSVNYMGKYDITDNVSGFLEFNGQSSKTTVKGAGSPSFNELFMSADNPNHPFADMPTHEFYNQDLTMRRRMVDIGNRLKEVESDYYRTVIGLNGQFGEWDWETAFSYINSKSVERGIDGFPNSRRAQEAIDNGSWNPFEPSTNTQEALDFIETTTNRVGESTNRSLDAKLSGPLLEMPAGELMVAFGIEYREETISDNPDDQFLRGEVFGTEATQANGERDNTAFYAELGVPVFESLELQLALRHEDYSDFGTTTDPKVSFLWSPLEDLSFRGSWGTAFRAPSLAQLGLGRTDESPSLVDTVRCDAVGNINKACEVQEYTAVFEGNPDLGPEESTSYNLGVIYNITDNLNFSLDYYSYDIENIIDSDTQFVFSNFGDDPNVVERLPSAIPNDPGEVVTIYDSFQNIGDLVTTGLDLDANFLLETGAGEFKFSYALNYMLKYEDKRPDSDGGQRINIVEGDFEQPEARWTAGVDWTITDFRSYLGLNYIGEFKQKEAVQKDGMPDIDAMMTVDASVNYYGLPDTVLTLGATNLLDEEPPFSYHDFMGYVTSVHSGQGRFVYLQASYSF; encoded by the coding sequence ATGAAATTACTACAAGCATTGCCAAGTCTATGCGCAGTGGCTGTGTCAGCCGTTTACGCTCCAAATATAATGGCAGCCGATGAAGAAGTTGAACGAATAGAGGTAACAGGTTCACATATTAAACGTACAGATATGGAGGGGCCATCACCGGTTACCTCTATTTCTGAAGAGGATATTAGTAACTCTGGTGCCACGGATTTAATCGGGCTTTTCTCTAAACTTCCTATTTCAGGCCAAGGTACTTTCTCAACACAAGCAAATAGCAGTGATGACACCGCCAATGGTGGCTCAAGTGTTTCATTACGCGGATTAGGCGCTGATTCCACATTGATACTTGTTAATGGAAGACGAGTATCTGTTAGTCCATTTGCAAAAGGGATCGATACCGCTTTTGTTGATATTAATAATATTCCAGTCTCGGCCATTAAACGTGTTGATATTTTAAAAGATGGCGCTTCAGCAACTTATGGTTCTGATGCCATTGCGGGCGTGATTAATATTATTCTAAGGGATGATATTGATGGCGCTGAAATAACCGCAAGAATAGGTGATACCTCTGCAGGAGGTGGTAAAGAGGAGAGTGCGAGTCTAGTTTGGGGAAGCCATACAGAAAAGAGCAGTCACACCTTTATTCTAGATTATTTTAATCGTGAGGAGCTGCTTTATGGAGATCGAGATTACTCCAAATCGGCCAATCAGTCGGCATTAAGGCCAAATGATCCTTTTGCTAAAAGTTTCCGGAGTTCTTCTGGGATACCTGGAACAATTGAATTAGCTGTACGTCCAGAAGATCCAGAAAAAGTTTTTCGTTTACCAGACACCTTTGGGAATGATGTTTGTGCACCTGAAGATATAGACTCTGTGGATAACATATGCCGATATGATTATGCTCCTGTTATGACCATGGTTCCAGAGAATAAGCGTTTTAGCGTTAACTATATGGGTAAATATGATATTACCGATAATGTTAGTGGTTTCCTTGAGTTTAACGGACAAAGCTCAAAAACGACGGTAAAAGGTGCCGGTAGCCCAAGCTTTAATGAGCTGTTTATGTCTGCCGATAATCCAAATCACCCATTTGCTGATATGCCAACCCATGAGTTTTATAATCAAGATTTAACCATGCGCCGACGTATGGTAGATATTGGCAATCGCTTAAAAGAGGTCGAATCTGATTATTATCGTACGGTTATTGGCCTTAATGGCCAGTTTGGTGAGTGGGATTGGGAGACAGCGTTTAGTTATATCAACAGTAAATCGGTGGAGCGCGGTATTGATGGCTTCCCTAACTCTCGTCGCGCCCAGGAAGCGATTGATAACGGCAGTTGGAATCCGTTTGAACCTTCTACAAATACGCAAGAGGCGTTAGATTTTATCGAGACCACTACCAATCGTGTAGGCGAGTCGACCAACCGTTCACTCGATGCAAAATTGTCAGGCCCTCTGCTTGAGATGCCTGCGGGTGAGCTTATGGTGGCGTTTGGTATTGAGTATCGTGAAGAGACTATCAGTGACAATCCCGATGATCAGTTCTTGCGCGGTGAGGTATTTGGAACCGAGGCGACCCAAGCGAATGGAGAGCGTGATAATACCGCGTTTTATGCCGAGTTAGGTGTGCCGGTATTTGAATCACTGGAGCTACAGTTAGCCCTTCGTCATGAGGATTACAGTGACTTTGGTACAACAACCGACCCTAAGGTGTCGTTTCTTTGGTCACCACTGGAAGATCTCTCTTTTAGGGGCTCATGGGGTACGGCATTTAGGGCGCCCTCTTTGGCTCAATTAGGCTTAGGGAGGACGGATGAGTCTCCATCACTTGTTGATACCGTGCGATGTGATGCAGTGGGAAACATTAATAAAGCCTGTGAAGTTCAAGAATATACAGCAGTGTTTGAGGGGAATCCGGACTTAGGACCGGAAGAGTCCACAAGTTATAACTTAGGGGTTATCTATAACATTACCGATAATTTAAATTTCTCATTAGATTATTATAGTTATGATATTGAAAATATTATCGATTCAGATACTCAGTTTGTTTTCAGTAACTTTGGTGATGATCCTAATGTTGTTGAGCGTCTGCCATCAGCGATCCCAAATGATCCTGGTGAGGTGGTGACCATCTATGATTCATTCCAGAATATTGGCGACTTAGTGACCACTGGTTTAGATCTGGATGCCAATTTCCTGCTTGAAACCGGTGCTGGCGAATTTAAGTTTAGCTATGCATTGAACTATATGCTGAAATATGAAGATAAGCGTCCTGACTCGGATGGTGGACAGAGGATCAATATTGTAGAGGGAGATTTTGAGCAGCCTGAAGCACGTTGGACTGCCGGTGTCGATTGGACAATTACTGATTTTAGATCTTACCTAGGTCTAAATTATATTGGTGAGTTTAAGCAGAAAGAAGCGGTCCAAAAAGACGGGATGCCTGATATTGATGCCATGATGACGGTTGATGCATCGGTTAACTACTATGGGTTACCCGATACTGTGCTGACATTGGGGGCGACCAATCTACTTGATGAAGAGCCACCTTTCTCCTATCACGACTTTATGGGGTATGTGACCTCAGTACACAGTGGTCAAGGGAGATTTGTTTATCTACAGGCGAGCTACAGCTTTTAA
- a CDS encoding NAD-dependent malic enzyme, which yields MDDHKRPLYLPFAGPAILEAPLINKGSAFTDEERVFFNLEGLLPHVIETIEEQASRAYDQYTNFTNDLDRHIYLRNIQDTNETLYYRLVQNHITEMMPIIYTPTVGMACERFSKNYRRNRGLFISYPHKDRIEDILNNSTRQKVKIIVVTDGERILGLGDQGIGGMGIPIGKLSLYTSCGGISPAYTLPITLDVGTDNPHLLEDPMYMGWRNQRIGGEEYKEFVEAFMQAVNRRWPDALIQFEDFAQKNAMPLLERYKDQYCCFNDDIQGTAAVTVGSLLAACKAAKSQLCEQRIAFLGAGSAGCGIAEAIVAQMVSEGIDEAQARSQVFMVDRWGLLQDNMPNLLNFQEKLAQKTQAVKDWTIENGNISLLDVMNNAKPTVLIGVSGAPGLFSEEIIKAMHQHCPRPIVFPLSNPTSRVEATPKDVLHWTNGQALVATGSPFEPVALNGETFEIAQCNNSYIFPGIGLGVLSAGAKRVSDEMLMASSRALAECSPLALNGEGPLLPPLEEIHQVSKHIAFAVAKVAVEQGHALPCTDELLAQSIENNFWTAEYRRYKRTSF from the coding sequence ATGGACGATCATAAACGCCCGCTCTACCTTCCATTCGCTGGTCCCGCGATTCTCGAAGCTCCCCTCATTAACAAGGGCAGTGCATTTACCGATGAAGAGCGTGTATTTTTCAATCTTGAAGGCCTGCTTCCCCATGTCATTGAAACCATCGAAGAGCAAGCGTCCCGTGCCTATGATCAATACACCAACTTCACCAACGATCTCGACAGGCATATCTACCTAAGAAACATCCAAGATACCAACGAGACCCTCTATTACCGTTTAGTTCAAAATCACATTACAGAGATGATGCCGATCATCTACACGCCAACCGTAGGGATGGCCTGTGAGCGTTTCTCAAAGAACTATCGACGTAACCGTGGCTTGTTTATCTCATATCCTCATAAAGACCGTATCGAAGATATCCTGAATAACTCGACCCGTCAGAAGGTCAAAATTATTGTGGTCACCGACGGTGAGCGGATCTTAGGTCTAGGCGATCAAGGCATTGGCGGCATGGGGATCCCAATCGGTAAACTCTCACTTTACACTAGCTGTGGCGGTATAAGTCCAGCTTACACACTCCCTATCACTTTAGATGTGGGTACTGATAACCCTCACCTACTTGAAGATCCTATGTATATGGGCTGGCGTAACCAGCGTATAGGCGGAGAAGAGTATAAAGAGTTTGTTGAAGCCTTTATGCAGGCGGTTAATCGTCGCTGGCCTGATGCCCTTATTCAGTTTGAAGATTTCGCTCAGAAAAATGCAATGCCACTGCTTGAGCGCTATAAAGATCAGTACTGCTGCTTTAACGATGATATTCAGGGCACCGCCGCTGTAACCGTAGGCTCACTGCTTGCCGCTTGTAAAGCCGCAAAAAGCCAACTTTGTGAACAGCGAATCGCCTTTCTTGGTGCAGGCTCTGCTGGCTGTGGGATTGCAGAAGCAATTGTAGCGCAGATGGTATCGGAAGGGATTGATGAAGCTCAGGCACGCAGCCAAGTATTTATGGTTGACCGTTGGGGACTGTTGCAAGACAACATGCCTAACCTGCTCAACTTCCAAGAGAAGTTAGCCCAAAAAACGCAAGCCGTTAAAGACTGGACAATCGAGAACGGCAATATCAGCCTACTCGATGTAATGAACAATGCTAAGCCAACCGTACTTATCGGTGTATCTGGCGCGCCAGGACTCTTTAGTGAAGAGATCATCAAAGCGATGCATCAACACTGCCCTCGCCCAATTGTCTTCCCGCTGTCTAATCCAACAAGTCGCGTTGAAGCCACACCAAAAGATGTACTGCACTGGACAAACGGCCAAGCTTTAGTTGCCACAGGTAGCCCGTTCGAGCCTGTCGCGCTTAATGGCGAGACCTTCGAAATCGCCCAGTGTAATAACAGTTACATCTTCCCAGGTATAGGCCTAGGTGTGCTGTCAGCTGGTGCAAAACGTGTCAGTGATGAGATGCTAATGGCATCAAGCCGCGCCTTAGCCGAATGCTCACCACTTGCTCTAAATGGTGAAGGCCCGCTACTGCCGCCACTCGAAGAGATCCACCAAGTCAGTAAGCATATCGCTTTTGCCGTCGCTAAAGTTGCAGTCGAACAGGGACACGCTCTCCCCTGTACCGATGAGTTACTCGCACAATCAATCGAGAACAACTTCTGGACAGCAGAGTATCGACGTTACAAGAGAACCTCTTTCTAA